The stretch of DNA TAGAGAATGCAGAGTGTGAAGGAAAAAGACAGCAAATCGCTGAAATGGCTGATTTCTTGAATGAACAATCTTGCGAGGAATATGATGAGCAGTTAGCAAGGAAGGCTTATTGAAAAAACTATGGTATTTGATGATAAGCTGACCGTTGGGTTTAAATCAGGTTTTGAAATTGATATAGAAATAGAGTAGCTGTTAAAAAACAAGCTACTCTATTTTTAATAATAAACCCTTATAAATTCCTTATAATTACCTTCTATACTTTAAATATCGATTAAATACAAGATGAAATTAGGAGGTAATTAGGTTGTCAGATTACATTTTAGAAGTAAAGGGCTTAACTAAAAAGTTCAAGAATCAAATCGCTGTAAATAATGTTTCTTTATCTATTAGGAAGAATTCGGTCTATGGTTTACTTGGACCAAACGGTGCAGGAAAATCAACTATATTAAAAATGATTACAGGGATTATGAAACCATCCTCTGGAGAAATATTATTTGAAAATCATCTGTGGACAAGGAAAGATTTAAACGATATAGGCGCATTAATAGAAAATCCTGCAATATACCCGAATTTAACAGCAAGGGAAAACTTAAATGTTGCCTGTACCCTTCATGGGCTTCCTAAGTCAAGGGCGGAAGAAGTTCTAAATATTGTAGACCTTGAGAAATCAGGTAAAAAGAAAGTAAAGAATTTCTCTATGGGGATGAAACAGAGATTAGGGCTTGCAATTGCAATTATCCATAATCCAAAGCTACTTATTCTTGATGAACCTACGAACGGTCTAGACCCAATCGGTATTGAAGAATTAAGAGAGTTAATTAAAACATTTCCCTCTAAAGGGATTACAGTAATTCTATCCAGTCATATTCTATCAGAAGTAGCACAAGTAGCTGATGAAATAGGCATTATTTCAGATGGAATCATCGGCTACAACGGTAAAATAAATCATGAAGATAATCTTGAAAAACTATTCATGGAAATCGTGGAAAGAAATAGAGGGATAAACCAATGATGGACATATTGAAAGCAGAATTTCAAAAGAGTAAAAGAACAACTACAAATAAATTTGTTTTAATAACACCATTATTTACCCTTTTATTATGTGCTTTATGGGGTGGAGGGCAAAATGGAGCATATAACTGGTGGTATATTATGTTTCTTCCAGGAATGATCGCTATTATTTCTGCTCAAGTAATTACAAGAGAGAAAAGCCTTTCCTATAAAGGCGTACTTTTATATCCTAAGGATAAAGGTTCTATATGGTTGGGAAAAATATTATACAGTAGCATTTTACTTATATTTTCCAGCTTAATATTTATGGCAGGGATTGAAGTCATTGGTTTTCTCTTTGGTAATACTATTCCTTTAAAGGCAAATATGTTTGCAACGGTTGTATTGATACTCACAATGTTATTTACTATTCCGATTAGTTTGTTTTTAACTGTCCAATTAAATATGTTTGTTGCTGTTCTTTTTAATATAGGCATGACGATCATGGGTGTAGTTAGTTTCGATACAAATTCCATTTTAAAATTTTCACCTTATGGAACATCCTCTGCCTTAATGGCACCGATTCTTCACATTTTGCCAAATGGTCTTCCAGTACCGGAAAATAGTCCATTATTAAATGGTGATATGATCGTAAAGGATACAGTGATCAATATCATTGTTTTTATTATACTGGCCGTTCTGACTACTGTTTGGTTTAAGAAAAAAGAGGTGAATTAAATGCTGCAATTAATAAAGTTAATAAAAGCTGATATACTGAAATTAAAATCTACTCAAATGATATGGATGCACCTATACATTCCACTATTAGGGTTGATTATATTTTTAGGTTATTATTCTTTTTCACCGTGGAGCGATTTTAACAAGATATCCGCCTATTTACAAATTTTATGTATCGTTTTCCCTATATTAATTGGAATAATTACTTCAATGGTGGCGGATCAAGAATATACAGCAGGAGGATTTCAAAACATTTTAACTAGTTCAGAACCAAAGTGTTTAACTTTTACTAGTAAACTAATATTATTTTTATTATTGGGGACCCTAAGTACTATATTAGCAGTTATAGGCTTTTATATAGGTTATTCTTTTGTAGGTAATAATATTTACTCTATTTTTATAAATCTAGTTATTGTCGGAATTTTAATAGGGAGCAATGTGTTTCAATATATTCTACATTTCTTCTTAAGTTTTAGATTTTCAAAGGGAGTTTCAATTGGAGTAGGAATTGCAGAATCTTTTGCATCCGCCTTATTTTTAACAGGCATGGGGGATGGCAGATGGCCATTCGTCCCAAGCTCTTGGAGTATTAGATTTGTTGAATCTTTATTAGTGAAATATCAAAATGGCAGCAGTGTATTTATAGATCCGGATTTGCATTTAGGGGTCATCATATCAATTGTTGTAACTGTTTTATCCATTGTAATTATGTTAGTGTGGTTTACAAGATGGGAAGGGAATAAGCTAGAAGAATAGGAGGTTGCTATGGCAAATATTTTAGTTGTAGATGATGATAAAGCCATTCTCGATTTGATTGGGAATATCCTCAGTAAAAGCGGACATTTTGTTAAGAAAATAGAGAATCCAGAAAGGGTATTATCTGAAGATTTCGATTACTACAATCTAATAATTCTAGATATAATGATGCCAAGCATTGATGGGTTTCAATTATGCTCTCAAATAAGGGCGCAAGTTGATGCTCCTATTTTATTTCTTACTGCAAAAACAGAGGAAGCAGATATTATAAAGGGGTTAGGATTAGGGGCAGATGATTATTTAACAAAACCTTTTGGCGTTCAAGAACTTCGTGCAAGAGTAGATGCTCATATCAGAAGAGATCAAAGAGAAAAGATGCACTCTGTTAATATAGGCAATGTTCGATTTTCAATATCCAGTAAAGAGTGTTTCGTATTGGACAATAAGATTCCTCTTACTAAGAGTGAATATGAAATAAGTGAGTATTTAGCCCTTCATCATGGTCAAGTCTTTTCAAAGGAACAAATATTTGAATCTGTATTTGGGTTTGAAAAGGAAAGCAACTTAAGCGCAATCGTTGAGCATATAAAAAACATTCGAGCGAAATTCATACAATTTGGGGAAGAACCAATTAAAACAGTTTGGGGAATAGGGTACAAATGGGATTGAAAAAAAGTAAAAAGCTTCGCACAATTTTTATTGAATATGTCGTATCTCTTGGGGCTTTAATTATCACCTTATTGTTAGCTAATTATTCCCTATTTACTTCATCCGCAATGGTA from Bacillus xiapuensis encodes:
- a CDS encoding lantibiotic protection ABC transporter ATP-binding protein, with the protein product MSDYILEVKGLTKKFKNQIAVNNVSLSIRKNSVYGLLGPNGAGKSTILKMITGIMKPSSGEILFENHLWTRKDLNDIGALIENPAIYPNLTARENLNVACTLHGLPKSRAEEVLNIVDLEKSGKKKVKNFSMGMKQRLGLAIAIIHNPKLLILDEPTNGLDPIGIEELRELIKTFPSKGITVILSSHILSEVAQVADEIGIISDGIIGYNGKINHEDNLEKLFMEIVERNRGINQ
- a CDS encoding response regulator transcription factor, giving the protein MANILVVDDDKAILDLIGNILSKSGHFVKKIENPERVLSEDFDYYNLIILDIMMPSIDGFQLCSQIRAQVDAPILFLTAKTEEADIIKGLGLGADDYLTKPFGVQELRARVDAHIRRDQREKMHSVNIGNVRFSISSKECFVLDNKIPLTKSEYEISEYLALHHGQVFSKEQIFESVFGFEKESNLSAIVEHIKNIRAKFIQFGEEPIKTVWGIGYKWD
- a CDS encoding lantibiotic immunity ABC transporter MutE/EpiE family permease subunit, whose protein sequence is MMDILKAEFQKSKRTTTNKFVLITPLFTLLLCALWGGGQNGAYNWWYIMFLPGMIAIISAQVITREKSLSYKGVLLYPKDKGSIWLGKILYSSILLIFSSLIFMAGIEVIGFLFGNTIPLKANMFATVVLILTMLFTIPISLFLTVQLNMFVAVLFNIGMTIMGVVSFDTNSILKFSPYGTSSALMAPILHILPNGLPVPENSPLLNGDMIVKDTVINIIVFIILAVLTTVWFKKKEVN
- a CDS encoding lantibiotic immunity ABC transporter MutG family permease subunit, with protein sequence MLQLIKLIKADILKLKSTQMIWMHLYIPLLGLIIFLGYYSFSPWSDFNKISAYLQILCIVFPILIGIITSMVADQEYTAGGFQNILTSSEPKCLTFTSKLILFLLLGTLSTILAVIGFYIGYSFVGNNIYSIFINLVIVGILIGSNVFQYILHFFLSFRFSKGVSIGVGIAESFASALFLTGMGDGRWPFVPSSWSIRFVESLLVKYQNGSSVFIDPDLHLGVIISIVVTVLSIVIMLVWFTRWEGNKLEE